In Mammaliicoccus sp. Marseille-Q6498, the genomic stretch TTGTGTCATCTGACATTAAAGCTTCTTTAAATTCTGAAGGTGATAAATAATTACCAGTCGTATCTCTTGGGTCAACATCATCTTCTAGATCTAGGGCAACAATTTCTTGTCTAGGTCTAACGTGCATCTTTTTGAAAGTGTGACCTTCAGCTTCGTCTACTTTAAAAGTAATACCTTCAAATCTACTGTCAGCTTTCATTTCTTCCATATATTTATCAGTCGCTTCTTTCGTACCAGAAAGCGTACCGTTAATACCTTCTGATGCTACTAAAATACGACCTTTTAGTTCAAGGTCTTTACAAAAATCTAAATGCTCAGTTGCAAAAGTTTCGGGGTCATTAATCGTTGTATATTTGTAATATAACAAAACTCTATAATCCATTTTTTAATCTCCTCTATATATTTCTTTCATCTTTTTTAAATACGCTCGTAATTTCTGCCTCATTATATTGTATCAAAAAAGTTGCTTTTTTCAATTAAATGATTTTGTTAAATTTTTATAAGTGTTTGATATCACATTAAAAAGTATCAACATGCTATGTTCAGCAATGTTTTTTAGAATAAATTTTTTCTCGAAAAGTGTACAATATATGTATCAATAATTTAGGAGCGGTTATATGGAAACGATATATTTAGCTGGTGGATGTTTATGGGGTGTTCAAGCTTTTATTAAAACCTTGCCTGGTGTAGTTGAGACTGAAGCGGGTAGAGCAAATGGTGAAAGTAGTGATTTAGATGGTCCGTACGATGGTTATGCGGAGTGTGTGAAGACAGTATTTGATCCGGATATGATTTCGATTGATGATTTAATGAATCATTTGTTCGAAGTAATTGATCCTTATAGTGTGAATAAACAAGGTGAAGATGTTGGTTTGAAATATAGAACAGGTGTTTATAGTGAAGTTCCTGAACATTTAGAAGCTGCAAAGTTATTTATTAGTAAAAGGTCTGATGCAAATAAAATTGCTGTTGAAGTAAAGCCTCTTACGAATTATGTGAAAAGTGCTGAAGAGCATCAAGATAGATTAGACAAATTTCCAAATGATTATTGTCATATTCCAAAATCAATGATGCGTAAATATAAATAATGTTTCACGTGTAACGTTTTGATAAATCATGAAGGGGTGCGCTATGGATATAAGAATACTAAAATATTTCTGCACGATAGCGGATGAAAAAAGCATTTCGCAAGCAGCAAATGTGCTACATATTACACAACCTACGTTAAGTCGACAATTGAAAGAACTCGAAGATGAACTTGGTACAGCACTTTTTTATAGAGAGAAGAAACAAATGTTTTTAACAGAAGCGGGTATTTTTTTGAAAAACCGTGCTGAAGAAATACTGTATTTAACATCTCAAACAGAAAAAGACTTTTTGGATCAGAAAAAGGAACTGTTTAGTGGTCATATTTCAATTGGTTGTGTAGAAGCTGATAATTCGGATACTTTAGCCATGATGCTTGAAGAAATGGTAAGAGATTATCCGCAAATTACGTTTAACATATTTAGTGGTACGAGTGATGATATTACAGAAAGATTGGATAAAGGCATCATAGATTTAGCCATTTTGCTTGAACCTACCAATACTTTAAAATACGAAAAAATTGTTCTACCGAGAAGTGAAAAATGGGGCATTCTCGTATCAAAAGAATCATTTTTATCAGAAAAAGACGAAATTGAACCTGAAGACTTAATCGGCGTTCCATTAATGTGTTCAGGTAGAACAGAAATACAAAAAATGTTGTCCAATTGGATAGGGATACCATTTAGCGAGATGAATATTGTAGGCACATTTAATTTGATTTTTAATGTTATACCATTAGTTGAAAATCGTTTAGGAAATGCACTGACAATTAAAGGGGCAGGTGCAGATTGGTATAATAAAAGTGTTGAATTTATTCCATTATCCCCATCAATAGAAACGCAATGTGTCGTGGCATGGAAGAAAAGTCGTTCCTTGTCTCCAGCAGTGAATGAATTTATAAATAGAATGAAGTATGCTTTCGAAGCATAGAACGTTAATTGAATAGGTATTAGTCATATTATGTAACGAGTCTTATAATAGTAAATGTACACCGCAAAGGATTTTTAAGAAGGTGAAATTTATTAGTGAGACTCGTTATTTATTTTTCTAGAACAGATGAAAACTTAGTAAACGGAGAAATGGTTAATCTAGAAATTGGGAATACGGCCGTTATTGCAAAAAAGATCGCACAATATTTAAGTGCGGACTTAGTTGAAATTATACCGGTTAAACAGTATCCACAAGCATATGACTTATGTCTAAGCGTATCAAAAAATGAAAAAATGAATTTAATACATCCAGAATATACGATGAACCCTTTCGATTTAGAAGCATATGATGAAATGATTATCGGTTATCCAAATTGGTGGGGAACATATCCAATGGTCGTGAGTAAATTTTTAGAAGACCATGATTTATCAAATAAGAAAATCTATCCTTTCTGTACGCATGAAGGAAGTGGATTAGGGACAAGTTTATTTGATTTGAAAAAAGCATGTCCTTCTGCCCAAATTGAACAAGGATTAGCGATATACGGTTCAAAAGTAGATTGTGCAGATAAAGCAATCGAAAATTGGTTGAAGAGATAGCAATAAGAGGAGAGATAAATTATGAATAATCAACACGAAGCACTTTTTGGAATTGGTGAAAAAAACGATAAATTTGCAGAGTACTTTATAGGTCAAAGTTATTTGAATATGTTAACAACTGAACGTGTACCTGTTGGGAACGTTACATTTGAACCAGCGTGCCGTAACAACTGGCACATTCATCATGAAGGTGGTCAAATATTACTTGTTACTGATGGTGAAGGTTATTATCAAGCATGGGGTGAACCAGCTCAAAAATTAAAAGCTGGTGATGTTGTGAATATTCCACCTGAAGTGAAACATTGGCATGGCGCAACAAAAGATAGTTGGTTTACACATTTAGCGATAGAAGTACCAGCAGAAGGTGCTTGGAACGAATGGTTAGAACCTGTATCTGATGAAGAATATAACAAACTATAATTTAAAAAATAATATGATGCACTTGCATACAGCATAAGTTTGTATGGGTGCATCAAGTTTTAAGTTTGACTTGGAGTGAACTCAAGGTTGTAAAGTTAAATTATTAAGTGAAAAGGATGTGAATTGGTTGATTATATCAGAGGTAAGTCAAAAGATGAATATTACGATGGACACACTTCGTTATTATGAGAAAATCGGTATCATTCCTGAAATTGAACGAACAGCTGGAGGTATAAGGAATTACAGTCAAGATGATTTGAACTGGATAAACTTAGCAAAATGTATGAGACAGTCTGGTTTATCTATTGAATCTTTAGCGCAATACGTAAGACTATACCAACAAGGTGAAAAGACAGAAGCACGACGACTTGATATTTTAAATAAAGAAAAAGAAACATTAACTCAAAACATTCAACAAATGGAAAGTACATTGTCACTATTAAATAAAAAAATAAAAAATTACGAAACGGTCTTAAAGCCGAAAGAAATAGTATTAAAATAAATCGATTATTCATTTTAAAAAGGAGATGTTAGTATGTCAAAAATACTTATCATTGGAGCAGCTGGACAAATTCCACAGTATTTAATCCCACAATTAATAGAAGAAAATCATGAACTCGTATTATTTGCTAGAAACGCTACAAGAAGATTGGAGCAATATAATCAAGACAACGTAACGTTAATAGATGGAGATTTAACGGATGTTCCATTGTTAACGCAAGCAATGGAAGGCGTAAGCTTTGTATATGCAAACACTTTAAGCAACACATCACAATCTGAACCAATTGTAGAAGCAATGGAATCAGCAGGCGTTCAAAGATTGGTTGCTGCAAGTGTATTAGACATATATGGCGAAGTAGTAGGACCTTTTGCAAAATGGAATAAAATGATGGTCGGTGGTGGCACACCAGATAGAGCCGCTGCAGCAAAAGTTATCGAAGAATCACCATTAGACTATACATTGCTTAGATTAACTTGGCTTTATAATCAAGAAAATAAAGCGTATGAAACAACTCAAAAAGGAGAACCTTTTACAGGTGCTCAAGTTACAAGACAAGCAGTTGCGCAATTAATTTTAGAAATAATTAAAGATCCAACGTTGCATTCAAAAGAAAGTATAGGCGTTAACGAACCAAATACTGATTTTGATAAACCAAGTTTTTATTAAAAAATATGGAGATGTTAAATATGAATAAAAAAGAAGTAGTCGTACTCATAGGTGCTGGATCAATCGGTTTAGCAATAGCAAGACGTATAAGTGTAGGGAAACATATCGTTATAGCAGATAGAAACGATGAAAATGTTAAAAAAGTTGCTCAAACATTAGAAGAAGCTGGATATATCACTTCTCAAACTAATGTGGATATATCTTCTAAAAGTTCAATTCATGATTTAGTAGAATTTGCTACTTCAAAAGGTGAAGTTAAACATTTAATTCAAGCAGCTGGTGTTTCACCTTCACAAAGTGCTGTTGAAGATATTTTAAGAGTAGATCTTTATGGAACAGCAGTGATATTAGAAGCATTTGGTGAAGTTATTGCTGAAAACGGAAGCGGCGTAGTGATTTCATCTCAATCTGGATATAGATTACCTGCACTAGGTGATGAAATTGATCGTCAACTTGCGACAACACCTGTTGATGAATTATTAGATTTACCAATCGTTAAAGAAGTAGATGATACATTGCGTGCTTATCAAATATCTAAAAGAGGTAATGGATTAAGAGTGAAAGCTGAATCAAATCATTGGGCTGAGCGTGGCGCAAGATTAAATTCAATTAGCCCAGGTATTATTATGACACCATTAGCTAAAGACGAATTAACTGGCGAAAGAGCAGATTTTTATAATAATATGTTAAATAATATTCCTGCTAAAAGAGTGGGTATAGCTGATGAAGTTGCAGATTTAGCAGAATTAGTTATGACAGATAGAGGCTCATTTATTACAGGAAGTGACTTTTTAATAGATGGTGGCGCTACAGCTTTTTATTATTATGGCCCGTTACAACCAGAAAAATAAAAAGGAGACATTTATATGCAAACGAGACAATTAGGACAATCTAATATTGAAATTTCAGCTATAGGACTAGGTGCTATGGGTATGGATCATGCGTATGGTGATCAAGCAGATAGAGAAGAAATGAAATCATTACTTAAAGAAGCAGTAGAATTAGGATGTAATTTCTTTGATACAGCACCTATATACGGTGAAGAAAATGAAAAACTGTTAGGTAATGCTTTTAAAGGGATGAGAGAGAAAGTGGTCATTGCTACTAAATTCGGAATTGTTGGTCAAGAAATTGTAAATGATCAACCTAAAAATATAGTAGATAGCCGTCCAGAAAGTATTCGTCAACAAGTTGAAGAATCTTTAAATAGATTACAAACAGACTATATTGATTTATACTTTCAACACCGTGTTGACCCAGAAATAGAGCCAGAAGAAGTCGCTAAAACGATGCAATCATTAATAGATGAAGGCAAAATTAAATCATGGGGTGTATCTGAAGCACCATTAGATTATATTAAACGTGCACATAGTGTATGTCCTATATCAGCTGTCGAAAATCAATATTCAATGGTTTACAGACAACCTGAAAAAGAACTGTTTGATTTTTGTGAACAAAATGAAGTGACACTAGTTGCATACAGCCCACTAGGTAACGGATTTTTAAGTGGTAAATATTCTAGTAATGAAACATTTGCTGAAAATGATTTTAGAAGCACAATGAAAAGATTTGACCCTAAAGTAATGGAACAAAACCAAGGTGTTTTAGATGAAATTGGATTAATAGCAAATGAAAAAGGTGCTACACCAGCTCAAATCGTACTTTCCTGGGAAATAAATCAAAAACCATTTATCGTTCCAATACCAGGTACGACAAAATTGCATAGACTAAAAGAAAACTTAGCAAGTGCAGAAGTTGAGTTAAGTGAAGCGGATATGAAACGAATAAATAAAAAAATAGATGAATTAGATATTGATGAATCTCATTTTTAAAATATAGAAAACAAAAAGGAGAAATATCATGAAAAATATAACATTAAATAACGGCGTTTCAATGCCACAATTAGGATTTGGTGTTTATCAAATTACAGATTCAGAAGAAGCGATTGATAGTGTTAAAAAAGCTATAAAAAATGGTTATACACATATTGATACAGCTGCTGCTTATTTAAATGAAGAAGAAGTAGGTCAAGCCATTAAAGAATCGGGCGTGAACAGAGAAGATTTGTTTATTACAACAAAACTTTGGGTTCAAGATACAGGTTATGAAAATACTAAAAAAGCTTTTAATCGTTCTTTAGAAAGATTAGGACTTGAATATTTAGATTTATATTTAATACACCAACCTTATGGAGACGTTCACGGTAGTTGGAGAGCAATGGAAGAACTTTATAACGAAGGTAAAATTAAAGCAATCGGTGTTTCCAATTTTGCTCCGGATAGATTGATAGACCTTATCGTACACAATGAAATTAAGCCAATGGTCAATCAAGTCGAAGTAAATGTATTTCAACAACAAGAAGAACTTGATCAATTTAACAAAGACAATGAAGTTTATACAGAAGCATGGGCTCCATTTGCTGAAGGTAAAAATGGACTCTTTAACAATGCCTTACTAAAAGGAATTGGTGAAAAATACAATAAATCAGTTGCCCAAGTTATAACAAGATGGTTAGTACAACGTGATATCATCGTGTTAGCAAAATCAGTTAATGAAAATAGAATTCAAGAGAACATAGACGTATTTGATTTTGAGTTAACGG encodes the following:
- a CDS encoding aldo/keto reductase, producing MQTRQLGQSNIEISAIGLGAMGMDHAYGDQADREEMKSLLKEAVELGCNFFDTAPIYGEENEKLLGNAFKGMREKVVIATKFGIVGQEIVNDQPKNIVDSRPESIRQQVEESLNRLQTDYIDLYFQHRVDPEIEPEEVAKTMQSLIDEGKIKSWGVSEAPLDYIKRAHSVCPISAVENQYSMVYRQPEKELFDFCEQNEVTLVAYSPLGNGFLSGKYSSNETFAENDFRSTMKRFDPKVMEQNQGVLDEIGLIANEKGATPAQIVLSWEINQKPFIVPIPGTTKLHRLKENLASAEVELSEADMKRINKKIDELDIDESHF
- a CDS encoding peptide-methionine (S)-S-oxide reductase — its product is METIYLAGGCLWGVQAFIKTLPGVVETEAGRANGESSDLDGPYDGYAECVKTVFDPDMISIDDLMNHLFEVIDPYSVNKQGEDVGLKYRTGVYSEVPEHLEAAKLFISKRSDANKIAVEVKPLTNYVKSAEEHQDRLDKFPNDYCHIPKSMMRKYK
- a CDS encoding flavodoxin, with amino-acid sequence MRLVIYFSRTDENLVNGEMVNLEIGNTAVIAKKIAQYLSADLVEIIPVKQYPQAYDLCLSVSKNEKMNLIHPEYTMNPFDLEAYDEMIIGYPNWWGTYPMVVSKFLEDHDLSNKKIYPFCTHEGSGLGTSLFDLKKACPSAQIEQGLAIYGSKVDCADKAIENWLKR
- a CDS encoding SDR family oxidoreductase, with the translated sequence MNKKEVVVLIGAGSIGLAIARRISVGKHIVIADRNDENVKKVAQTLEEAGYITSQTNVDISSKSSIHDLVEFATSKGEVKHLIQAAGVSPSQSAVEDILRVDLYGTAVILEAFGEVIAENGSGVVISSQSGYRLPALGDEIDRQLATTPVDELLDLPIVKEVDDTLRAYQISKRGNGLRVKAESNHWAERGARLNSISPGIIMTPLAKDELTGERADFYNNMLNNIPAKRVGIADEVADLAELVMTDRGSFITGSDFLIDGGATAFYYYGPLQPEK
- a CDS encoding MerR family transcriptional regulator, whose product is MIISEVSQKMNITMDTLRYYEKIGIIPEIERTAGGIRNYSQDDLNWINLAKCMRQSGLSIESLAQYVRLYQQGEKTEARRLDILNKEKETLTQNIQQMESTLSLLNKKIKNYETVLKPKEIVLK
- a CDS encoding cupin domain-containing protein; translated protein: MNNQHEALFGIGEKNDKFAEYFIGQSYLNMLTTERVPVGNVTFEPACRNNWHIHHEGGQILLVTDGEGYYQAWGEPAQKLKAGDVVNIPPEVKHWHGATKDSWFTHLAIEVPAEGAWNEWLEPVSDEEYNKL
- a CDS encoding aldo/keto reductase, with amino-acid sequence MKNITLNNGVSMPQLGFGVYQITDSEEAIDSVKKAIKNGYTHIDTAAAYLNEEEVGQAIKESGVNREDLFITTKLWVQDTGYENTKKAFNRSLERLGLEYLDLYLIHQPYGDVHGSWRAMEELYNEGKIKAIGVSNFAPDRLIDLIVHNEIKPMVNQVEVNVFQQQEELDQFNKDNEVYTEAWAPFAEGKNGLFNNALLKGIGEKYNKSVAQVITRWLVQRDIIVLAKSVNENRIQENIDVFDFELTDEDIAIIQGLNTNTSQFFDHRDPEMVKGLSERKLDI
- a CDS encoding LysR family transcriptional regulator, which codes for MDIRILKYFCTIADEKSISQAANVLHITQPTLSRQLKELEDELGTALFYREKKQMFLTEAGIFLKNRAEEILYLTSQTEKDFLDQKKELFSGHISIGCVEADNSDTLAMMLEEMVRDYPQITFNIFSGTSDDITERLDKGIIDLAILLEPTNTLKYEKIVLPRSEKWGILVSKESFLSEKDEIEPEDLIGVPLMCSGRTEIQKMLSNWIGIPFSEMNIVGTFNLIFNVIPLVENRLGNALTIKGAGADWYNKSVEFIPLSPSIETQCVVAWKKSRSLSPAVNEFINRMKYAFEA
- a CDS encoding NAD(P)H-binding protein, producing the protein MSKILIIGAAGQIPQYLIPQLIEENHELVLFARNATRRLEQYNQDNVTLIDGDLTDVPLLTQAMEGVSFVYANTLSNTSQSEPIVEAMESAGVQRLVAASVLDIYGEVVGPFAKWNKMMVGGGTPDRAAAAKVIEESPLDYTLLRLTWLYNQENKAYETTQKGEPFTGAQVTRQAVAQLILEIIKDPTLHSKESIGVNEPNTDFDKPSFY